Within Seriola aureovittata isolate HTS-2021-v1 ecotype China chromosome 12, ASM2101889v1, whole genome shotgun sequence, the genomic segment TGCCAGTGGTCATGAAGGCAACAGAACCACTTCCCTCTGATTGGACCCTGCTTTGTGAATGCATTGTCATTATCCAATAAGATTCAGGTGTAAAAAATAGGGTCAAAATTCTACCTGTAACTTCAGTTTCACACTCTTTGTGGGAACTTTGGGCACTGAGTTTTACACACAGTTTTCTGCTGTGTATTTGTACACAGATGTTAACTAAAGCATTTCTTCTgtcacagtgtctttgtgttaccTCATCAGTGATATCATTTGTCGGCTCACCAGAGGGAAGAAAGTCTCTCAGGGGATTTGGAGTTAGTATAACCTCAGCGAGCCTCCTTGCCTTCATCCTCTGCTCTGGAGCTCTGAGTCCATCAGGTGGTGCTGTACACGCACTGAACTGCAAAAGTGAATACAAATTTATAGCACAGGGTAACATAggataattattatataatgtgatatacagtattttttctgtaGATCTCTGTTGAAGTTTTAATTGAAAATTATGTGAGAAAACGTTTGTCTTTGTTATCTAGagtaaaatataaaaggaaGCATGAAGCTGTTCAAACAAGTAACAAATGTTTGAAGCACATAGGAAAAGATATACTGACAGTGAATGTGAAGGAAGGAAATGTCAACAATTATTCATAAATAGAAGAGCCTGTTAATATTAATACTCTTTTGTTACTAAATTCACCTGGCACACATCATGCTCACCAGTTTGAATCCAGAGCATCACATTTCTGCAGGCTGATAAGATGCATGTTTGTGAACATGGTGCATTTCTGCCTCTAATAACAACACAGAGATACACTGCAGGGATATTCAGGGCAGAACTTGCTGCGGGGCTTTGGTGGGGACATCCTCTGTCTTTAGAAGCATCTTCAAGTGTCCAGCTGTTGTCACAGTCCCAGGTGGTGCAGTAGTATTTTTGCCCTGGGCCCACATAAAGTCTTGATGAAGACCTTGCGCCATTGTATGAACAGATTAGCCTGCAGAAAAGTGTTCATCATGACATTGATGGACAAAAAATGATACAACAGTGAGCAACAGTAAGCAAACATGAAGGGATTGTTACTGTTTCATCAAGGCTTGGCAAAATTTGGGATGTAAAAATGAGCGGATGCGTTGCTCAGCTCTTCAAGATGAAGATTCAGCAACTCTTTGAGAGCAGTGTTTTCATTGACACGCTGGCATCAATTTTCTTATCATCATTTAATTCATCGGATGTTCTAAAGGGGCCACTGTCAGAGTTTTCCTCTTCAGACCAGCTCCCATTGTGCACTTTGTATTGTGATGGGTTATGACACATATGTTCATTACTCTGTCTCCTCAGCCCTGCCTATGAGTAACCAACAGCAGACCTGTTCATTCATGCCACCCTGCAGTGCTACCCTTTCTTAAAGTTAGCTTAAAGTTCAAACCAAGCTTAATGCCACAAGGTCTGGAGGTTTCTTGAGGAATGAGAAACAAGTCGACATCTTTATGCTCTTTGGCACTGAGGGAACAGTCGTTTCATGTTGATTTGCAGCCACAGAAGGTATCCGAGAGGGTCTGGCGCTTCTTAGAGCTTTAGCTTTCTCATTTGCGTCAGTCTGCTTACAAGCTGAAATCATCTCATGGAAAAACGGCACATGCATATAGGCACTGTTCTGTTATAAAATGAACAACTACAAGCACCTTTTCTGTACCTGCAGCAACACCTCTGTACAAGAGCTGAGGAAACTGGAAACCACTAggtattctgtttttattattccatATGAATGAAGCAGTAGCAAAATCCAACCatgacaaaaagtaaaatacaacaaagattAAATCAATGGTTCACTGGACCTACTCTATGAGCTAGACCCAGATGCCTGATAATCTTCACTGACAACATACCTAACTATATATATAGTAGTTAAAGCTAGCTCTGCCTCCAGAAACTACAATTTggaaatgctgcttacacattgatgcatcagtattaataaggtttatttttctgcataacaattgcttttatttaatacttctgtacttttagcTGGGTAGGATCTTCAATGCAAGACTTTAATTGTAGTAAGTATTTAGtaagagtatttttacactgtggtatttGTACTGTAAAGGATCTGAGTCGCGTTCTTTGTGGACCACTCAATGTTAGGCAATTATAAAAGACCAATAATATGTGGTGattataaaacaacaacatcttgCACACAAACTCCTCagtaatcaatcaataaataataaatcaccgTAATTtaagacagagaaggaaaaagataACTGCTGTGAGGAAACAATCTGCAGTGTAATTGATTGTTTTAAGGACGATTATTATGAATGCATTTTACACATAATTTTCTCACGTGGGCATCCAGTGCAAAACCAGAATGAACCAACACCACAGGATTTCTCTCAGTAGGATTACATAATCTCTCccattaaaaccagtagaacCTTGCAGTAACTGATTTATACCACACGGTGGCGTCTTGTACTAAGAATTACCAAGTGGTTTTGTGCTGAAGCAGAGGATGTTGTACATTTTGTTCCACACGGTTGAGTCCGTCTCCAACAATGAAGCACGTTCTCACAAAAGCGCTCAGCCTCTATCTGAGGCCTGTTCACACTTTAATTCCTCACATCATGTCCTCATGTGGGGATGAGGAAGatgcgcacacgcacatgcacgcgcaagaacacacaaacactcacacgcACGGTGAAGGGTCACGCATTGTGACACGCGGCTGAGCTCCTGCTAGAGGGCGTTGCGGCTCCGTTCGCAGCCTGTCCAATAGCGGGGCTGCATGTGCCTTCCATCACCTTGGAGTAAACACACTGCCGTCTCTCCGACCAATCAAAGACTCTACGTCCCAGTTCCTGCTCTTATAAAGGCGGCCGGATCCGGAGCGTCGGTACCGGAGAATGAGAGAGACACTAGCGAAACATCACACGACAAGACACTGGACCTGTCAGtcctttagtttttatttcaatttccTCGTTTCTCCAGGTAATTACTTGTTTGCTTGTTCCGTCTTTCACTCCGTGTTGGTGGGGCGGGGGTTCAGCTTGTaccagacctttttttttttttaatttttaaaaaaaaaatttttattgTTACTCACTTTAGACAATGAACTCATACTTGACGTGTGCATTTATCTCACTTTAGTGGTTTTACAGGTGTGATGTAGTCTGTTTTAAATGTTCGCTTATGTTTAGATAAAGCTTTTAGTTTTAGGTAGGGGGTGATGTGGAAGTCTATGATGTAATATTGCCTAAGTCTGATTGTAGTCATGACTACAACAACAAGCGTATTGGAAACACGGTGTGAAGTAAAGATGTGTTTTTGCGTAAGCTTCTCACATTGAGTGTTTATTGGGGGTTGGGGGaatttgcagtgtgtgtgtttttttccatgaGCCGGCCTCTGTGAGCTGGCATGTCTCGTTAAATTCAGTCAAAACAGTAATGCACAGGAGGTAGAAAGtggcttttctgtttgttttcaaggTGGAGAGTGAGAAAAACCTAGAAATCTGCCGCCTGTTACATCCTCAACgcggttttttttttaccccttcTCCTTTCTGGAAGAAGAGACAATGgtgctgtttattgttttttgcgCCCCGAAACCCTGTTACGCAACATGTGATCCAGAGCACATCGCGGTCTCAcgcctgctctcctcctcttttcctcaggTGTGTTATAGTAGGAAATAAGATGGCTACGTCGGCCAGCGCCAGCTTGAGTAAAGCTGTCAAGCAGCAGTACATGGAGCTCCCTCAGGGGGATAAAGTCCAAGCCATGTATATTTGGATTGATGGAACTGGAGAGGGACTCCGATGCAAAACCAGGACGCTGGATTTTGAGCCTAAAAGCATCGAAGGTAAGCAGCCTCAGTCTTCCCCAAAACGTGTAAACTAATAACGATGATGTTCCTAATGCATTGTAATATAGCtgcctcccttctcctctcgTAGATCTCCCTGAGTGGAACTTTGATGGCTCCAGTACCTACCAGTCTGAGGGCTCAAATAGCGACATGTATCTGGTTCCTTCTGCCATATTCCGTGATCCATTCCGCAAAGACCCCAACAAGCTGGTCCTGTGTGAAGTGCTGAAGTACAACCGCAAACCTGCAGGTAACAAAGAAGTAgtaacatgtacatgtatataatGAATTGAGTGATCTGCAATAAAGTAGCAAAAAATGATACAATTTCAAACTCTGTTGTCCACTgccaaataaaataatataagagtaaaacagtaaaaatactgtAGTTGGTCTTCTTCACAAATGTTGAAGATGTCATGTTTCATTCATTGTAGAAATGTGGCACACACTTGTGTAAACAGGTGTGCACACATCCACATGATTAGACACAAATGCACTCATTTCCGTTTGCATGCACCCATTCATTCTCGTGTGCATGCACACTGATGCATGTTGACGTTGAGGCTTGTGCATGTAGTGTGATAGATGGATCAGTAAAGTAGCGCTAAATCCAGCAAAATTGTTGGAGGTTTTGGCAAAAATAAGAGGATTAAACGgtcaaaactgaaatttaaactATAATTGAAgaattattttacagtttaattggCTCATCTTACACAAAGTGACCTGTTGAACTTGTTTTGGCTTGAGGGCACATCTCACACAAAGTACCTGAGAATTATTTGGAGTGTTGTCCAATCTGCATTGCTATTTTGACAGTGATTGGCAAAACTGGCCCAGGTAACAGGACTTGACTGGTGTTAGTCTTCTGATctaaaagttttttgtttttttttcctctgcagaaaCCAACCTTCGAATTACATGTAAGAAGGTGATGGACATGGTGGAGGAACAGCATCCTTGGTTTGGCATGGAGCAGGAGTACACCATTCTGGGAACAGATGGACATCCATTTGGCTGGCCATCTAATGGTTTCCCTGGACCACAAGGTAAGCAGGTCATTCAAAGTTTTCATATGAGTGTGTTTCTCTTATCAAAACATGACTCAATATCTGGGTGGCTAACAATCTTCATATTTGCAGGGCCATACTACTGTGGCGTGGGAGCTGACAAAGCCTATGGCAGAGATATAGTGGAGGCCCACTACAGAGCTTGTCTGTATGCTGGAGTCCAGATTTGTGGCACAAACGCAGAAGTGATGCCTGCTCAGGTAATGAGAATAGAAGTGTAATATGTCTGGACTTTGCACGTGTTTTTATGGTTTCAACGGTCGTTTTAAGAAAGCAACTTATAAtgaacttgtgtgtgttcagtgggAGTTCCAGGTTGGACCTTGTGAAGGGATCAATATGGGGGATCATCTCTGGGTGGCACGTTTCATCCTGCACCGTGTCTGTGAAGATTTTGGTATTGTTGCCTCATTTGACCCCAAGCCAATCCCTGGTAACTGGAACGGTGCTGGCTGCCATACAAACTTCAGCACAAAGGAGATGAGGGAAGATGGTGGATTAAAGTGAGTGTCACAAGCTTTTTTGCAGGTTGATTTGACAGCTTCGttaatgtggtgtgtgtgttgcatgaataattttaacatttttggtGCTTTCTGCTTTCAGGGCCATTGAAGATTCCATTGAGAAGCTTGGGAAGAGGCACCAATATCACATTCGTGCCTATGATCCCAAAGGGGGGCTCGACAACGCCCGCCGTCTCACTGGCCACCACGAAACCTCAAACATCGACGAATTCTCCGCAGGGGTGGCTAACCGCGGCGCCAGCATCCGCATTCCTCGTAATGTCGGCCAGGAGAAGAAAGGCTACTTCGAGGACCGCCGCCCATCGGCCAACTGCGACCCATACGCTGTGATCGAGGCCCTCATCCGCACCTGCTTGCTGAACGAGGAAGGAGACCAACCTGCGGATTACTAAATCTACAACTCGTGGACTGACACCCACTGCCCTCCTGactttatcttttcttttaaactagtactgtattttttattttctctcccacTGAGATGATTTTAACCTGCATTTTAATGGCTTAAAGTTGGCTGGTCAACTTAAAACATGACAAGGTAATGAGATCCTTGGTAGTTGTGAGCTGGTAATGGCAGGGTATGTCTTTCCCCTCTGCTTTTGAAGGGATTGGCTTTTGTAACACTGTTTTATAGCCCATGTCATCTTTCCCTTTTTTGTCTGTAACTAAAAGAACTAAAGCACATGGACACTGAAGAGTAGAGCTGCTAAGGCTGGACAGCATGTCTAACTTAATAAATCTGACTAGTTCATGTACTGTTAATATATGTTGACCTGCCTTTTCAACTATCCAGTCGTCGATGTTACTAATTCTTTGATTTTATGAAGTGtctattttttaaatggcaACATTTGATGTCGTCAGATTTTTGACACACTGGGTCAACTTGTATGGTACACTTTGTAGATGTCTATACCCAGTCGTATGTTGTTCAAATGTGGATCTGTCCATAATGCCATTTGTAGATTTCCTCAAGGAGTTTTATCCTTTTGTTAACTGCGATATTGTAATGCACCTGATTTGGTAAAACATCAAGTTTACTGAACCTGGTGTTTTTTATTGatacatttaaaacttttatttttatcacaaCATGGCTGTATGACtcatgacttaaaaaaaaaaaaaaaaaaattaaaggaatagttaaaCATTTCTGGAAATAAGCGGTTTTGCTGTCTTGCCAAGAGTTGGATGAGATGCTTGATACCACTCTTATCCCTGTACAGTACAGCTAACAGCCAGTTGGCTTAGCAGAAAGAGTGGAAACCTTACCTCAAGCCTGGATCTGTCCAAAGGCCCCTAaagctcacaaacacattggTAGATTCATTTGTTGCCTttgagccaggctagctgtagTCTTAACGTGAGGCTGACCAGCAGCTAGCTGTAGCCTTATTTCAAATGGACAGTTAAATGGTATAgatctaactctcagcaagaaatcGAATAAgcttattttccaaaatgtcaaactattgctttaacAAGGTTATAGGATGGGACTGCACTTTGCTTTTCCAGCTGCAAAGTGAAAACGTTAGCTGTCATTGGTTTAGCTCAGTGTAGACTGGATGATTCATAAAACTCCACATTCTAGAGGCAACATTCAGTGATAGAGCAGATGTAACATAAAAGTCTGGTGCTAAGGTCATCTTGTGGACACTATAGTTCAAAACAACACAGCTACATCTTATCGTTGGCTGCAGGAGCAGTTGATATTGGCCTCCAGTCTAAAATATCTtgcatttaaaaactgtttaaacaGCTTGCAACAGAGCATTTTAATACGAGCAGTACACAGAAAAAGTAAGACAAAGTGCAGCTAAAGGTAACTCTAGTAAAGGCTCGCTGGCTGCGCTCTGTTTTGCCAAAAGTTCTGATGTTTCAGTCTGGCTGATATCTTGGCCGGAGATCAACAGCAGCTTTGTTCTAGCTGGTGTTTTTTAGGAGCATGTGGGAAGTAACTGGAAACTGATGTACTCACGAGACAGTTATTAGACTCCTTCACTGAAACAGCCTGAGGCCAATATTCCCAGAAGTGCTGTCACATAAACAACTACACAGCACCACAGACTGTTGTGGCTGTTAATTAGACTTACTTTGTTGTTTACTAAAAAAACAACTAGAACAGCATGTTGACAGAGCTTAGTTACAGCTGTACGGTGAGTCTATTTTAGCTgaatttatttatctttattgtcCAATAAGGCAAAGTATAGCTGTAAAGATTTCTGTAACACTTCTGCATATGTTAACAATCTGGCAAGTCAGCAGTATTTAAGTCAAAGTTTTCTCTAGTGAAGAGTTGGGAGTAAGAACttcacacatataaacacagtgaAGGAATTCTTTGTTACCGACACAACAGGGCGACATTTCAACCACACTTCTCAAGAAGCACACAACATCTTCATTTTACAGGACATAAACATTTACTTCTGGTGTCCTCTCTCTACTTGGGGGAAGGGCCACAACAAAGTTTGCTTTGAGACCTTTCCCCTACATCCCGGCTGCCCTCACAACAGAACATTATTCAGCTCACTGATTGGCTACGCCAGGAGAAAGTTAACCAATCATAAAACTGAGGGCAGGTTCAATCCTGTTTCAGAGGATGTTGCTTGGCCTTGAGCCAACACATGTACTCTaactttgttttggtctttttttcttttcccccaaAGTCTGAAACCTCTCCGCCCCTGAGATGTTGTTTTGAGCATGCCTTTGCAGGTTTCTGAGAGTTTGTGTCATACTTTCAAGTAAAAACTCGGGTCAGAGAGTGCAAAAGTTTGGAAACAGAAGCAGCTTAAAATGTGTCATTAAGCAACAATGCTTTAATACTTTATATGGAACAAAAATAATTCCAAAGTAATTAATGACTGCAAAGGGGGTAATctgttataaaaatatttctatttctgtctaCATtcatactgtagctgctgtgcaaaacagctggaaaacagtGGAAGAACAGAGGGGGGAAATGTTAAAGTTCAAGTCCCTCCCAAACACGTGCACACATTTCTGCCACAATGACGCAAACCTAAACTCAAAACCCCATCCACTGACTGACACATACAATTATAGGGGAATTAAACTGACCCACATACCGCATCACAGTCCATTATTCCCAGTAAAACGCCCTACATTCCCAGAGGCAAGCAGACACACCATGTTCTTTTCCCCAACCCACTCACTTTTACCACCTGtgccaatattttttttttttatatatcctATAGACATGTTTTGTCAGAACATGACAAAACACATACATTATTTGACATAAAACCGTATGAATCTGTTGACTTCAGCACTTCATTGGGTGTTCACTTCCTCTTACTTAACACTTCGTG encodes:
- the LOC130179215 gene encoding glutamine synthetase; protein product: MATSASASLSKAVKQQYMELPQGDKVQAMYIWIDGTGEGLRCKTRTLDFEPKSIEDLPEWNFDGSSTYQSEGSNSDMYLVPSAIFRDPFRKDPNKLVLCEVLKYNRKPAETNLRITCKKVMDMVEEQHPWFGMEQEYTILGTDGHPFGWPSNGFPGPQGPYYCGVGADKAYGRDIVEAHYRACLYAGVQICGTNAEVMPAQWEFQVGPCEGINMGDHLWVARFILHRVCEDFGIVASFDPKPIPGNWNGAGCHTNFSTKEMREDGGLKAIEDSIEKLGKRHQYHIRAYDPKGGLDNARRLTGHHETSNIDEFSAGVANRGASIRIPRNVGQEKKGYFEDRRPSANCDPYAVIEALIRTCLLNEEGDQPADY